One window from the genome of Parasteatoda tepidariorum isolate YZ-2023 chromosome 8, CAS_Ptep_4.0, whole genome shotgun sequence encodes:
- the LOC107449051 gene encoding uncharacterized protein has translation MPDRCCVPACKSNYTSKAASVEYVSVFKFPRNEERKKLWLRKIPRQNFTPSKHSVVCEKHFQNHMIIREEDFTDSKGITHKIKRERPILTEDAYPCIFDGCPPYLSEIKTTQRSSRDEKRLKMDSEMISSFVKDDQISNFKEFVNEFSAKMENFLRRENLLVYQAESKFFVLYMSYDPSPVVLKSIIVDDNMNINIYIMQDHLDLKKHLHHILNSSTKVSLWSELENVCSFIYNFSVENNVESSKDMYSAAVEVWDQFVQAEACEEFSFEVFVSEQLKLHKKSPNSRRYSPHLTTLAYSLYIKSAACYEELRQSQIIYLPSIRHLKRLTSFLSLSPSTNNVNNVSYLTKKCQSLLAHEKTVSLLIDEVHVKPAISYKGKALYGFAENAVNTEXSIYSII, from the coding sequence ATGCCGGACCGTTGTTGTGTGCCTGCTTGCAAGTCTAATTATACATCAAAAGCTGCTAGTGTCGAGTATgtcagtgtttttaaatttcctagAAATGAGGAAAGGAAGAAATTGTGGCTACGTAAAATCCCTCGGCAAAACTTTACACCATCTAAACATTCAGTGGTGTGCGAAAAGCATTTCCAAAATCATATGATCATCAGGGAAGAAGATTTTACAGACTCCAAAGGAAtcactcataaaataaaacgagaACGCCCTATTTTAACTGAAGATGCATATCCATGCATATTTGATGGATGTCCCCCTTATTTGagtgaaataaaaactactcaGAGATCCAGTAGAGATGAAAAAAGACTCAAAATGGACAGTGAGATGATTTCATCATTTGTGAAAGATGATcagatttctaattttaaggaatttgtGAATGAATTTTCTGCAAAGATGGAAAACTTCTTGCGTAGAGAAAATCTGCTTGTTTACCAAGCtgagtcaaaattttttgttctttatatgAGTTATGATCCTTCTCCAGTTGTGCTAAAAAGTATTATAGTTGATgataatatgaatataaatatatacataatgcAAGATCATTTGGATCTTAAAAAGCACCTGCACCATATTTTAAACAGCTCGACTAAAGTAAGTTTATGGAGTGAACTAGAAAATGtatgcagttttatttataatttttctgtgGAAAATAATGTCGAATCCTCCAAGGATATGTATTCTGCCGCTGTTGAAGTATGGGATCAGTTTGTGCAAGCAGAAGCATGTGAGGAATTTTCTTTTGAGGTGTTCGTTTCGGAGCAGTTAAAGCTTCACAAAAAATCACCAAATAGTCGAAGGTATAGTCCTCACTTGACAACGCTAGCCTATTCTTTGTACATTAAATCGGCTGCCTGCTACGAAGAGCTTCGTCAAAGCCAGATAATTTATTTGCCATCTATTAGACATCTAAAACGATTAACTTCCTTCCTCAGCTTATCACCATCTACAAACAATGTTAATAATGTTAgttacttaacaaaaaaatgccAAAGCCTTTTAGCTCATGAGAAAACTGTAAGCTTATTAATTGATGAAGTACATGTAAAACCTGCAATTTCTTACAAGGGCAAAGCTTTGTATGGTTTTGCTGAAAATGCTGTTAATACTGAGNAGAGtatttatagcattatttaa
- the LOC107449061 gene encoding biotinidase isoform X2 — translation MKLCDLRDYKGAIFILGICASVIILTYLTMNLLPKLRQTKDQNYYRAAVLEAIPYSDPSISIKAVVEKNLETYQLAANIAGGNEVDIIVFPEDILFFDSDDYTEHRSALIGSIASDIPDPTYGNYNPCDQKDVFKNHFLLRNLSCMAKSNNLYIVANLVDYKMCKNGGGKDRNATLNCSDKSECPSDGIYLYNTNVVFNRAGKLIARYYKKHLYFEPSMNPSKCPYNGFFDTDFGNFTTIVCFDMLFKEALEDIEQLNVNNLAYPYFWYDHTPIHQFATVVQQYYAYSNRINVLAANGHVPGTGSLGSGIYSGHSGALISTHQPDGHSRLLISDVPKQPKSLKVNAGDLNRKRFKMVNGTFVVDNVEDDIVLEDQCEIDVVGPPKDESKDYRCNSMNLTDYKFQRLNKTEGKIDLCVNTFCCSVTYKARSMNEEYFIAVQASDFDAYKIVHYSNQICFLARCKSENGKDCSSFYMKSETVFEEVKLMGTFFNKYMYPFSIDANIRLTSKDKWSYDGNVQMNYQNKDNSSLLFFGIYGRDYPDS, via the exons ATGAAGCTGTGTGACTTAAGGGACTATAAGGGAGCCATTT ttattttagGAATATGTGCTTCAGTAATTATTCTCACCTATCTGACAATGAATTTATTGCCAAAATTAAGGCAAACGAAGGATCAGAACTATTATAGAGCAGCAGTATTGGAAGCCATTCCTTATTCAGATCCATCAATATCGATAAAAGCTGTGGTTGAAAAGAATTTGGAAACATATCAACTCGCTGCAAATATTGCTGGAggaaat GAGGTTGATATAATTGTGTTTCCAGAAGATATCTTATTTTTTGACAGCGATGATTACACCGAACATCGTTCAGCATTAATAGGTTCAATCGCCAGCGATATACCGGACCCTACTTATGGTAACTATAATCCGTGTGATCAAAAAGACGTGTTTAAGAATCATTTCCTTCTTAGAAACCTCAGTTGCATGGCTAAATCTAACAACCTATACATTGTGGCTAATCTAGTTGATTACAAGATGTGCAAAAATGGCGGAGGTAAAGACAGAAATGCAACGTTAAATTGTTCAGATAAAAGCGAATGTCCATCAGATGGAATCTATCTTTATAATACCAATGTTGTATTCAACAGAGCAGGTAAATTAATAGCGAGATACTACAAAAAGCATCTATATTTTGAGCCATCAATGAATCCATCTAAATGTCCTTATAATGGCTTTTTTGATACAGACTTTGGGAATTTTACGACTATTGTCTGCTTTGATATGCTTTTTAAAGAAGCTTTAGAAGATATCGAGCAGCTTAATGTTAATAACTTGGCCTATCCTTATTTTTGGTACGACCACACACCAATACATCAGTTTGCTACTGTGGTCCAGCAATATTATGCCTATTCTAATCGTATCAATGTTCTGGCAGCTAATGGTCATGTTCCTGGTACAGGGTCTTTAGGAAGTGGTATATATTCAGGACACAGTGGAGCTTTAATCTCGACGCATCAACCAGATGGACATTCCAGGCTCTTAATCTCCGATGTCCCCAAGCAACCCAAAAGCCTTAAGGTGAATGCAGGAGATTTAAATCGAAAGCGTTTCAAAATGGTAAATGGAACATTTGTTGTGGATAATGTCGAAGATGACATAGTATTGGAGGATCAGTGTGAGATAGACGTTGTTGGCCCTCCCAAAGATGAGTCCAAAGATTACAGGTGTAATTCTATGAATCTTACTGATTACAAATTTCAAAGGCTTAATAAGACAGAAGGCAAAATTGACCTTTGTGTAAACACGTTTTGTTGTTCTGTGACCTACAAAGCTCGATCCATgaatgaagaatattttatagccgtcCAAGCGAGTGATTTTGATGCATACAAGATTGTTCACTACAGTAATCAAATTTGTTTCCTAGCTCGTTGCAAGTCAGAGAATGGTAAAGATTGTTCaagtttttatatgaaatcaGAGACAGTATTTGAAGAGGTAAAACTTATGgggacattttttaataaatatatgtatccATTTTCTATAGATGCTAATATAAGACTCACTAGTAAAGATAAATGGAGTTATGACGGAAATGTACAAATGAACTATCAAAACAAGGATAATTCATCACTCCtgttttttggaatttatgGAAGAGACTATCCGGATagttga
- the LOC107449061 gene encoding biotinidase isoform X4 yields the protein MFFQVRVYVILGICASVIILTYLTMNLLPKLRQTKDQNYYRAAVLEAIPYSDPSISIKAVVEKNLETYQLAANIAGGNEVDIIVFPEDILFFDSDDYTEHRSALIGSIASDIPDPTYGNYNPCDQKDVFKNHFLLRNLSCMAKSNNLYIVANLVDYKMCKNGGGKDRNATLNCSDKSECPSDGIYLYNTNVVFNRAGKLIARYYKKHLYFEPSMNPSKCPYNGFFDTDFGNFTTIVCFDMLFKEALEDIEQLNVNNLAYPYFWYDHTPIHQFATVVQQYYAYSNRINVLAANGHVPGTGSLGSGIYSGHSGALISTHQPDGHSRLLISDVPKQPKSLKVNAGDLNRKRFKMVNGTFVVDNVEDDIVLEDQCEIDVVGPPKDESKDYRCNSMNLTDYKFQRLNKTEGKIDLCVNTFCCSVTYKARSMNEEYFIAVQASDFDAYKIVHYSNQICFLARCKSENGKDCSSFYMKSETVFEEVKLMGTFFNKYMYPFSIDANIRLTSKDKWSYDGNVQMNYQNKDNSSLLFFGIYGRDYPDS from the exons ttattttagGAATATGTGCTTCAGTAATTATTCTCACCTATCTGACAATGAATTTATTGCCAAAATTAAGGCAAACGAAGGATCAGAACTATTATAGAGCAGCAGTATTGGAAGCCATTCCTTATTCAGATCCATCAATATCGATAAAAGCTGTGGTTGAAAAGAATTTGGAAACATATCAACTCGCTGCAAATATTGCTGGAggaaat GAGGTTGATATAATTGTGTTTCCAGAAGATATCTTATTTTTTGACAGCGATGATTACACCGAACATCGTTCAGCATTAATAGGTTCAATCGCCAGCGATATACCGGACCCTACTTATGGTAACTATAATCCGTGTGATCAAAAAGACGTGTTTAAGAATCATTTCCTTCTTAGAAACCTCAGTTGCATGGCTAAATCTAACAACCTATACATTGTGGCTAATCTAGTTGATTACAAGATGTGCAAAAATGGCGGAGGTAAAGACAGAAATGCAACGTTAAATTGTTCAGATAAAAGCGAATGTCCATCAGATGGAATCTATCTTTATAATACCAATGTTGTATTCAACAGAGCAGGTAAATTAATAGCGAGATACTACAAAAAGCATCTATATTTTGAGCCATCAATGAATCCATCTAAATGTCCTTATAATGGCTTTTTTGATACAGACTTTGGGAATTTTACGACTATTGTCTGCTTTGATATGCTTTTTAAAGAAGCTTTAGAAGATATCGAGCAGCTTAATGTTAATAACTTGGCCTATCCTTATTTTTGGTACGACCACACACCAATACATCAGTTTGCTACTGTGGTCCAGCAATATTATGCCTATTCTAATCGTATCAATGTTCTGGCAGCTAATGGTCATGTTCCTGGTACAGGGTCTTTAGGAAGTGGTATATATTCAGGACACAGTGGAGCTTTAATCTCGACGCATCAACCAGATGGACATTCCAGGCTCTTAATCTCCGATGTCCCCAAGCAACCCAAAAGCCTTAAGGTGAATGCAGGAGATTTAAATCGAAAGCGTTTCAAAATGGTAAATGGAACATTTGTTGTGGATAATGTCGAAGATGACATAGTATTGGAGGATCAGTGTGAGATAGACGTTGTTGGCCCTCCCAAAGATGAGTCCAAAGATTACAGGTGTAATTCTATGAATCTTACTGATTACAAATTTCAAAGGCTTAATAAGACAGAAGGCAAAATTGACCTTTGTGTAAACACGTTTTGTTGTTCTGTGACCTACAAAGCTCGATCCATgaatgaagaatattttatagccgtcCAAGCGAGTGATTTTGATGCATACAAGATTGTTCACTACAGTAATCAAATTTGTTTCCTAGCTCGTTGCAAGTCAGAGAATGGTAAAGATTGTTCaagtttttatatgaaatcaGAGACAGTATTTGAAGAGGTAAAACTTATGgggacattttttaataaatatatgtatccATTTTCTATAGATGCTAATATAAGACTCACTAGTAAAGATAAATGGAGTTATGACGGAAATGTACAAATGAACTATCAAAACAAGGATAATTCATCACTCCtgttttttggaatttatgGAAGAGACTATCCGGATagttga
- the LOC107449061 gene encoding biotinidase isoform X1, which produces MQTNFFTSIKMSQKNCCKPAVRVDFFLLLFILGICASVIILTYLTMNLLPKLRQTKDQNYYRAAVLEAIPYSDPSISIKAVVEKNLETYQLAANIAGGNEVDIIVFPEDILFFDSDDYTEHRSALIGSIASDIPDPTYGNYNPCDQKDVFKNHFLLRNLSCMAKSNNLYIVANLVDYKMCKNGGGKDRNATLNCSDKSECPSDGIYLYNTNVVFNRAGKLIARYYKKHLYFEPSMNPSKCPYNGFFDTDFGNFTTIVCFDMLFKEALEDIEQLNVNNLAYPYFWYDHTPIHQFATVVQQYYAYSNRINVLAANGHVPGTGSLGSGIYSGHSGALISTHQPDGHSRLLISDVPKQPKSLKVNAGDLNRKRFKMVNGTFVVDNVEDDIVLEDQCEIDVVGPPKDESKDYRCNSMNLTDYKFQRLNKTEGKIDLCVNTFCCSVTYKARSMNEEYFIAVQASDFDAYKIVHYSNQICFLARCKSENGKDCSSFYMKSETVFEEVKLMGTFFNKYMYPFSIDANIRLTSKDKWSYDGNVQMNYQNKDNSSLLFFGIYGRDYPDS; this is translated from the exons ttattttagGAATATGTGCTTCAGTAATTATTCTCACCTATCTGACAATGAATTTATTGCCAAAATTAAGGCAAACGAAGGATCAGAACTATTATAGAGCAGCAGTATTGGAAGCCATTCCTTATTCAGATCCATCAATATCGATAAAAGCTGTGGTTGAAAAGAATTTGGAAACATATCAACTCGCTGCAAATATTGCTGGAggaaat GAGGTTGATATAATTGTGTTTCCAGAAGATATCTTATTTTTTGACAGCGATGATTACACCGAACATCGTTCAGCATTAATAGGTTCAATCGCCAGCGATATACCGGACCCTACTTATGGTAACTATAATCCGTGTGATCAAAAAGACGTGTTTAAGAATCATTTCCTTCTTAGAAACCTCAGTTGCATGGCTAAATCTAACAACCTATACATTGTGGCTAATCTAGTTGATTACAAGATGTGCAAAAATGGCGGAGGTAAAGACAGAAATGCAACGTTAAATTGTTCAGATAAAAGCGAATGTCCATCAGATGGAATCTATCTTTATAATACCAATGTTGTATTCAACAGAGCAGGTAAATTAATAGCGAGATACTACAAAAAGCATCTATATTTTGAGCCATCAATGAATCCATCTAAATGTCCTTATAATGGCTTTTTTGATACAGACTTTGGGAATTTTACGACTATTGTCTGCTTTGATATGCTTTTTAAAGAAGCTTTAGAAGATATCGAGCAGCTTAATGTTAATAACTTGGCCTATCCTTATTTTTGGTACGACCACACACCAATACATCAGTTTGCTACTGTGGTCCAGCAATATTATGCCTATTCTAATCGTATCAATGTTCTGGCAGCTAATGGTCATGTTCCTGGTACAGGGTCTTTAGGAAGTGGTATATATTCAGGACACAGTGGAGCTTTAATCTCGACGCATCAACCAGATGGACATTCCAGGCTCTTAATCTCCGATGTCCCCAAGCAACCCAAAAGCCTTAAGGTGAATGCAGGAGATTTAAATCGAAAGCGTTTCAAAATGGTAAATGGAACATTTGTTGTGGATAATGTCGAAGATGACATAGTATTGGAGGATCAGTGTGAGATAGACGTTGTTGGCCCTCCCAAAGATGAGTCCAAAGATTACAGGTGTAATTCTATGAATCTTACTGATTACAAATTTCAAAGGCTTAATAAGACAGAAGGCAAAATTGACCTTTGTGTAAACACGTTTTGTTGTTCTGTGACCTACAAAGCTCGATCCATgaatgaagaatattttatagccgtcCAAGCGAGTGATTTTGATGCATACAAGATTGTTCACTACAGTAATCAAATTTGTTTCCTAGCTCGTTGCAAGTCAGAGAATGGTAAAGATTGTTCaagtttttatatgaaatcaGAGACAGTATTTGAAGAGGTAAAACTTATGgggacattttttaataaatatatgtatccATTTTCTATAGATGCTAATATAAGACTCACTAGTAAAGATAAATGGAGTTATGACGGAAATGTACAAATGAACTATCAAAACAAGGATAATTCATCACTCCtgttttttggaatttatgGAAGAGACTATCCGGATagttga
- the LOC107449061 gene encoding biotinidase isoform X3 produces the protein MRVRYIILIILGICASVIILTYLTMNLLPKLRQTKDQNYYRAAVLEAIPYSDPSISIKAVVEKNLETYQLAANIAGGNEVDIIVFPEDILFFDSDDYTEHRSALIGSIASDIPDPTYGNYNPCDQKDVFKNHFLLRNLSCMAKSNNLYIVANLVDYKMCKNGGGKDRNATLNCSDKSECPSDGIYLYNTNVVFNRAGKLIARYYKKHLYFEPSMNPSKCPYNGFFDTDFGNFTTIVCFDMLFKEALEDIEQLNVNNLAYPYFWYDHTPIHQFATVVQQYYAYSNRINVLAANGHVPGTGSLGSGIYSGHSGALISTHQPDGHSRLLISDVPKQPKSLKVNAGDLNRKRFKMVNGTFVVDNVEDDIVLEDQCEIDVVGPPKDESKDYRCNSMNLTDYKFQRLNKTEGKIDLCVNTFCCSVTYKARSMNEEYFIAVQASDFDAYKIVHYSNQICFLARCKSENGKDCSSFYMKSETVFEEVKLMGTFFNKYMYPFSIDANIRLTSKDKWSYDGNVQMNYQNKDNSSLLFFGIYGRDYPDS, from the exons ttattttagGAATATGTGCTTCAGTAATTATTCTCACCTATCTGACAATGAATTTATTGCCAAAATTAAGGCAAACGAAGGATCAGAACTATTATAGAGCAGCAGTATTGGAAGCCATTCCTTATTCAGATCCATCAATATCGATAAAAGCTGTGGTTGAAAAGAATTTGGAAACATATCAACTCGCTGCAAATATTGCTGGAggaaat GAGGTTGATATAATTGTGTTTCCAGAAGATATCTTATTTTTTGACAGCGATGATTACACCGAACATCGTTCAGCATTAATAGGTTCAATCGCCAGCGATATACCGGACCCTACTTATGGTAACTATAATCCGTGTGATCAAAAAGACGTGTTTAAGAATCATTTCCTTCTTAGAAACCTCAGTTGCATGGCTAAATCTAACAACCTATACATTGTGGCTAATCTAGTTGATTACAAGATGTGCAAAAATGGCGGAGGTAAAGACAGAAATGCAACGTTAAATTGTTCAGATAAAAGCGAATGTCCATCAGATGGAATCTATCTTTATAATACCAATGTTGTATTCAACAGAGCAGGTAAATTAATAGCGAGATACTACAAAAAGCATCTATATTTTGAGCCATCAATGAATCCATCTAAATGTCCTTATAATGGCTTTTTTGATACAGACTTTGGGAATTTTACGACTATTGTCTGCTTTGATATGCTTTTTAAAGAAGCTTTAGAAGATATCGAGCAGCTTAATGTTAATAACTTGGCCTATCCTTATTTTTGGTACGACCACACACCAATACATCAGTTTGCTACTGTGGTCCAGCAATATTATGCCTATTCTAATCGTATCAATGTTCTGGCAGCTAATGGTCATGTTCCTGGTACAGGGTCTTTAGGAAGTGGTATATATTCAGGACACAGTGGAGCTTTAATCTCGACGCATCAACCAGATGGACATTCCAGGCTCTTAATCTCCGATGTCCCCAAGCAACCCAAAAGCCTTAAGGTGAATGCAGGAGATTTAAATCGAAAGCGTTTCAAAATGGTAAATGGAACATTTGTTGTGGATAATGTCGAAGATGACATAGTATTGGAGGATCAGTGTGAGATAGACGTTGTTGGCCCTCCCAAAGATGAGTCCAAAGATTACAGGTGTAATTCTATGAATCTTACTGATTACAAATTTCAAAGGCTTAATAAGACAGAAGGCAAAATTGACCTTTGTGTAAACACGTTTTGTTGTTCTGTGACCTACAAAGCTCGATCCATgaatgaagaatattttatagccgtcCAAGCGAGTGATTTTGATGCATACAAGATTGTTCACTACAGTAATCAAATTTGTTTCCTAGCTCGTTGCAAGTCAGAGAATGGTAAAGATTGTTCaagtttttatatgaaatcaGAGACAGTATTTGAAGAGGTAAAACTTATGgggacattttttaataaatatatgtatccATTTTCTATAGATGCTAATATAAGACTCACTAGTAAAGATAAATGGAGTTATGACGGAAATGTACAAATGAACTATCAAAACAAGGATAATTCATCACTCCtgttttttggaatttatgGAAGAGACTATCCGGATagttga